Within the Candidatus Methylomirabilota bacterium genome, the region GGGAAGGCGACAGCCTCGACCTTTCTGAGGTGAGCCTACTCTGGAAGGGCCACACCATCGCGGGCCGCCTCCACCTTGTAACCCAGAGGTCGCCTCGCCTCCAGTTTTGGCTGAATACGACCGATCTTTCTATCGAACCGATTGTGGCGCTTGCGATCGCGCTAGCGCCTGTAGGGGCGACCGGCCGATCGCCCCTACGCACCGCAGACGTCGTACCCTCAAATCCCCCCACCCCCCATTTGTCAAAAGGGGGTACGGGGGGATTTCGTGCCCAATACGCCCCAGAAGGCGGCGAACTCCAGGTTGAGGGACATCTACAGTCTGATGTTCTGCGTTGGGGGAAGCTAATCCTGACCGGCACAGAAGGCGACATTCACTACTGCTGCCGGCTCCTCGCTATCCGTAAACTCCGAGGCGGCTTCTATGGCGGAACGCTTTCAGGTGATGCTGCCCTCGACTGGCGTGGGCCGACATCCCGCGCAACGATCGCTGCGCATCTGGAAGGGATCCAGACCGAACCATTCCTGAATGCGATCCAGGAGCCACGGTGGAACTTGCGCGGAATGATGACGCTGGATTCACAAATAGAGCTTTCAGGACAACTCGGACCTGGGGCGCTCGCCAGGGCCTCAGGCCAAACCGACATGGCTGTGACGAACGGGCGCGTGACCGGCTATGCGCCTCTGGAACGGCTGTCCAAAACTGTGGATCCTATCCTGGAGGGGTTAGGCGTCGCATCTCCCACGCTGAACGAGTTCAACCGCCTCAGCGCCCATTGGACCCTCAACAGTGGGATCCTGCGAACCAGGGATTTGACGCTGCTTCGAGATGGGGCCAAGTTCTATGCTGCCGGGAGTTTCAATCTGCTCAACCAGACCATGGACTTCGACGTGACTGCCAAGGTGGCGAAAACGACGCTCGAGGCCAAGGTGCACGGGCCCTCGTCTGACCCGGTAGTGACTCCGCAAGCAGGGAGCATCGAGGGACGCATCAAAACAGACGTGGGTAAACTCCTGGGGAAGGATCGGAACAAGGAACTGGGGAAGATGCTGCGGCAACTCTTCAGCCGCTGAGTAGCGAGATGCGACTGGGCATTCTCACCCCCTTTTATATCCCCTCCGTCCGAGGCAATTCGATCACAGTCCAGCGTATCGAATCGGGGCTGCGCGAGCAAGGTACGATCGTCCGGGTCTGGTCCCTGGAGGAGGGTCTCTCGTCAGGCGAGATCTTGCAAGCACTGGAAGCATTCGCCCCCGATCTGGTCCATGGATTCCATGTCAGTGCGTCGGGGTGGATCGCCACGGACGCCGCGTTCCGGTTGGGTATTCCATCGATCCTCAGCGTTACCGGAACCGATGTCAACACCGATCTCTTCGATCCTGACCGAAGGATACAGGTCATGGACGTCCTTCGACGGGCAACACGCATCGTGGTCTTTCACGACTGTATGCGGGCCAAGCTCATCGGCGAACTACCCGAGGTAGAGTACCGAGTCCGGGTGATCGGCCAGACCGTTCGCTGCCAGGAGGCCCCATTCGATCTCCGACGCCACCTGGGGCTGACATGCGATGATCTGGTCTTCCTCATCCCCGCAGGCATCCGGCGTGTGAAAAATGTCACCTTCTGCCTGAAGCCGCTTGATGCACTGAGAATACAGTATCCCCAGATCAAAGCCGTCTTCGTGGGACCGGTCATTGAGGCTGCCGAAGGAGTCAGATTACAGGAACTCCTGCGCGACTACTCCTGGGCCTTCTATCTGGGCCCGGTCCCTCATGAGCAGATCTGCGCCATGCTCATGTCCGTAGATGTGGTGATCAACTCATCGCTCTCCGAAGGCGGCATGGCCAACAGTATCCTGGAGGCGATGAGTCGCGGTCGAGCAGTCCTGGCCTCGAACATCGAGGGGAACCGATCGGTGGTGCGTGACGGGATCGATGGGCTCCTCTTCGCATCGGAGTCGGAGTTTGCCCATAAGGCTGAGCGGCTGATCAGGGAGCGGGATCTTCGCCATATGCTCGGAAAGAACGGGCTGGAGAAGATCGAGCGGGAGTTCTCCACAGAGCGAGAAATTCACGACTATCTTCAACTCTATCATGAGGCGATCAGGGCCGGGTCGCGCCGATTATAGAAGACGTATCATGGATCTCCACGTCCTCGAGTTGTTCTGCAGAATTGTCGAATCGGGAAGTTTCTCGAAGGCGGCCGACGCGATGTACCTGACCCAGCCCACCGTCAGCGGCCACATCAAAAAACTGGAGAAGGATGCAGGAGTCCGGCTGCTGGATCGGCTCGGGCATCGGGTCACCCCAACAAAGGGCGGGAACCTGCTCTATCGCTATGCCAAGCGGATCCTGACGCTCCGTCAGGAAGCCCAACAGGCCCTCGACGAGTTCAAGGGAGGGCTGAAGGGAGAGCTGATACTCGGCGCCAGCAGCATCCCAGGCGGCTATCTGCTGCCGCCCCTGATCGGACCGCTTAGGGCTCGCTATCCGGACATCTCGATCGTCCTCAAGGTTTCGTACTCAAAAGAGATCATTGAGGCGGTGATCGATGGCGCCTATGAGGTCGGTGCCGTAGGTGCGCAATTCGATGATGGCAGGCTCGAATACCGGAGATTTGCCGAAGATGAGATGGTCCTGGTCGTGCCACCCACGCACCCCTGGGTGTCCCGGAGGAGCGTGAAGGCAAAGGAACTGCTGAGCCAGCCGTTTCTCATTCGGGAGCGCGGCTCAGGAACGCGCAAGATTATGGAACAGGCCCTGGAGCGTCGCAATCTGTCGATCGGCGCCTTCAAAGTGATCGGCGAACTGGGCAGCAACGAGGCGATCCGGCAAGCGGTCAAGGCTGGCGGAGGTATCGCTATCATCTCGAAGCTTGCCGTCGCAAGCGACATCAACTGTCGCGAACTCCACGCTATTCCCATCACAGGTCTAAAGCTGATCAGACCTTTCTACCTCATCACCCACCGCCACCGTTCACGCTCGCCGATCTGTAATGCCTTTCTCACATTCGTGAGCGTCCCCACTTTGCCTGATACTTCCCATCATTCCTGATTCCGTTCCGACATATGGAGTCCGGTATCTTTGTTTTTAGCGCGCCCCGTGTCGCTCCAGCAGT harbors:
- a CDS encoding AsmA family protein translates to MTRRGQRRLLWLFLVLGGVVAALFAGPLLLDQERYRGILISRVSQLLNRKVTASSLRVHLLPSPGVTIRNLIIADRAPWSEPFLNAEQFHIALKLLPLLKGDLQIGNIRIDRPRIRLAKGSDGWNIEDLIRPTARAAAAEPHPAEGTRAARGQPALPILVAGALTIRHGTLVLDNPLHPHGPVNLEFKDVNLDIPAPLPSHPLRIHVSGQLPGETSGSFDLIGSAERREGDRTPIEVALHVQGIEAAQLASTLGVSRASSVAAFSGTLDLEGKAVGEWPRLNLEAHADLQRVGVAVAKEPGKTPGDKAWLRAKGRWEGDSLDLSEVSLLWKGHTIAGRLHLVTQRSPRLQFWLNTTDLSIEPIVALAIALAPVGATGRSPLRTADVVPSNPPTPHLSKGGTGGFRAQYAPEGGELQVEGHLQSDVLRWGKLILTGTEGDIHYCCRLLAIRKLRGGFYGGTLSGDAALDWRGPTSRATIAAHLEGIQTEPFLNAIQEPRWNLRGMMTLDSQIELSGQLGPGALARASGQTDMAVTNGRVTGYAPLERLSKTVDPILEGLGVASPTLNEFNRLSAHWTLNSGILRTRDLTLLRDGAKFYAAGSFNLLNQTMDFDVTAKVAKTTLEAKVHGPSSDPVVTPQAGSIEGRIKTDVGKLLGKDRNKELGKMLRQLFSR
- a CDS encoding LysR family transcriptional regulator, with translation MDLHVLELFCRIVESGSFSKAADAMYLTQPTVSGHIKKLEKDAGVRLLDRLGHRVTPTKGGNLLYRYAKRILTLRQEAQQALDEFKGGLKGELILGASSIPGGYLLPPLIGPLRARYPDISIVLKVSYSKEIIEAVIDGAYEVGAVGAQFDDGRLEYRRFAEDEMVLVVPPTHPWVSRRSVKAKELLSQPFLIRERGSGTRKIMEQALERRNLSIGAFKVIGELGSNEAIRQAVKAGGGIAIISKLAVASDINCRELHAIPITGLKLIRPFYLITHRHRSRSPICNAFLTFVSVPTLPDTSHHS
- a CDS encoding glycosyltransferase family 4 protein; the protein is MRLGILTPFYIPSVRGNSITVQRIESGLREQGTIVRVWSLEEGLSSGEILQALEAFAPDLVHGFHVSASGWIATDAAFRLGIPSILSVTGTDVNTDLFDPDRRIQVMDVLRRATRIVVFHDCMRAKLIGELPEVEYRVRVIGQTVRCQEAPFDLRRHLGLTCDDLVFLIPAGIRRVKNVTFCLKPLDALRIQYPQIKAVFVGPVIEAAEGVRLQELLRDYSWAFYLGPVPHEQICAMLMSVDVVINSSLSEGGMANSILEAMSRGRAVLASNIEGNRSVVRDGIDGLLFASESEFAHKAERLIRERDLRHMLGKNGLEKIEREFSTEREIHDYLQLYHEAIRAGSRRL